The Caenorhabditis elegans chromosome II genome has a segment encoding these proteins:
- the nssp-23 gene encoding uncharacterized protein (Confirmed by transcript evidence) has protein sequence MNALIINVVLMFLLIAICSSVPAPSQTDLKRIFREIAANENAYGVIQVVPYSERLPAYMVIANKW, from the exons ATGAACGCGTT aataattAATGTGGTTCTAATGTTTCTTCTCATTGCAATCTGCTCATCAGTGCCGGCTCCTAGTCAAACGGATCTCAAGAGAATATTTAGAG aaatcgcTGCAAACGAGAATGCATATGGAGTGATCCAAGTGGTTCCATATTCGGAACGTCTTCCCGCTTATATGGTGATTGCCAACAAGTGGTGA
- the nep-26 gene encoding Neprilysin (Confirmed by transcript evidence) translates to MNGVSLEEGKQASSSLLRDTGQPSSSRSKEAISSSSKGCLLLTVLVIFLFVTLSFAIACFLYYQTLPCTSEECVMTASRLLKRVDQSVEPCDNFYQFACGGWINQSVNLKYDSWNTLYETQRTAHDQIVQAMHKINDGSYPLPTNAGERAAAKMYEQCMDTDTLEQTGLHLWERFVDELGGWMPELKNGALEQEESFEIELDEDEKKRRRFEIEDIILSAFNYSVFPLFWAGVEVNYLNSKEHLITIYEQLPILLAPEKYHYNKELTPEMIYGKMEGPPVTRALQQVGEELSAVLGFDSTDEKVRMMIANMIYLEYQITMAGSTFYKEKKERYTVVMLRELQEIAPAINWHYFLSRLVGENLSHSEPIALKTGTQWIPILSAIVEKLKQSRSGVAVLKNYVKWKTIMFHLAYASPKCRDGLLWMAVSLYSGAASQRKEFCVLRLSGIFPLSLPSILRKIDGIDHTEKNVKAVQNIADRIQEKYEEMVRSSNLFSDRETRENVIDKVNNMTKFIGFPDAMRSDYEMEKEAVRLHDTLFWSMVLGSSSVYKERLQRLRLPVDPRSWVDTRPAISVPAHNYERNLVQIPFDSLRLPYADEHQLDFANYAGIGTIIGHELTHAFDGQGKLHGPTGNLGVWWSTDSIREFKAREQCFVKQYAGLMDSHDMNAAKEGLYENIADQVGLKVAYEAWKSNGNQNSGRMPGLEKYSQDQLFFLAYTQGWCALRSKSYKLQPHMEERIRMLGSLQNSPEFASAWKCSSESFMNPPDKCSIW, encoded by the exons ATG AATGGCGTATCTCTCGAAGAGGGAAAACAAGCATCGTCTTCATTGTTGCGTGATACAGGTCAACCCTCGTCAAGCCGGTCAAAAGAGGCGATTAGCAGCTCTTCGAAAGGCTGCCTATTGCTCACAGTACTTGTCATTTTTCTATTCGTAACGCTCAGCTTCGCCATCGCCTGTTTTCTCTACTATCAAACATTAC cttGTACATCAGAAGAGTGCGTAATGACAGCGTCACGTCTTCTGAAACGAGTCGATCAAAGTGTCGAACCGTGTGATAACTTCTATCAGTTTGCGTGTGGTGGATGGATAAATCAATCTGTAAATCTTAAATATGATTCCTGGAATACACTTTATGAAACTCAACGGACTGCACACGATCAGATTGTACAGGCTATGCATAAAA ttaacgATGGTTCTTACCCTCTTCCAACAAATGCTGGAGAGAGAGCGGCTGCAAAAATGTATGAGCAATGTATGGATACTGACACTTTGGAGCAAACAGGCCTTCATTTATGGGAACGATTTGTTGACGAGCTTGGTGGTTGGATGCCAGAGTTAAAGAACGGAGCATTGGAGCAAGAagagagttttgaaattgagttGGATGAAGATGAGAAGAAGAGAAGACggtttgaaattgaagatatCATTCTAAGCGCATTCAATTATTCcgtttttccattgttttggGCAGGAGTTGAAGTTAATTACTTGAACTCTAAAGAACACTTGATTACG atCTATGAGCAACTTCCTATCCTTCTGGCTCCAGAAAAATATCACTATAACAAAGAACTTACCCCTGAAAtgatttatggaaaaatggaGGGTCCCCCAGTGACAAGAGCTCTGCAACAGGTTGGAGAAGAGCTCTCGGCGGTTCTTGGTTTTGATTCGACTGATGAAAAAGTTCGAATGATGATTGCAAATATGATCTACCTCGAGTACCAGATCACTATGGCTGGTTCTACT ttctacaaagagaaaaaagagcgATATACGGTTGTGATGCTTCGAGAACTTCAAGAAATTGCGCCAGCT ATCAACTGGCACTACTTCCTGTCGCGCCTCGTCGGTGAAAACTTGTCACACTCGGAGCCAATCGCTCTCAAAACGGGTACCCAATGGATTCCGATTCTCTCGGCaatcgttgaaaaattgaaacaatccAGAAGTGGAGTGGCGGTATTAAAGAATTACGTGAAATGGAAAACTATCATGTTCCATTTGGCATATGCTTCACCTAAATGTCGGGATGGACTACTGTGGATGGCGGTTTCATTGTACTCAGGAGCTGCTAGTCAAAGAAAAGAGTTTTGTGTATTGAGATTGTCAGGAATCTTTCCGTTGTCATTGCCATCGATCTTGAGGAAAATTGACGGAATCGATCATACAGAGAAG aatgtaaAAGCCGTTCAAAACATTGCCGACCGAATACAGGAAAAATACGAAGAAATGGTCAGATCCAGCAACTTATTTTCGGACAGAGAAACTCGTGAAAATGTCATTGACAAAGTGAATAATATGACAAAGTTTATTGGATTCCCTGATGCAATGCGAAGTGACTATGAAATGGAGAAGGAAGCCGTTAGACTTCATGATACTCTCTTCTGGTCAATGGTTCTAGGAAGTTCATCGGTATATAAAGAACGTCTTCAAAGATTGAGACTTCCCGTTGATCCGAGAAGTTGGGTGGACACACGGCCTGCGATTTCGGTTCCAGCACATAATTATGAACGAAATCTAGTGCAGATTCCATTCGATTCGTTAAGACTACCATATGCAGATGAACATCAATTAGA TTTCGCCAACTACGCAGGAATCGGAACAATCATTGGACACGAGCTTACCCATGCATTTGATGGACAAG gtAAACTTCACGGCCCAACTGGAAACCTTGGCGTTTGGTGGAGTACCGATTCAATTCGAGAGTTCAAAGCTCGCGAGCAATGTTTCGTCAAACAATACGCAGGATTAATGGATTCACATGAC ATGAATGCTGCTAAGGAAGGTCTCTACGAAAACATTGCCGATCAAGTTGGACTTAAAGTGGCTTACGAG GCATGGAAGTCTAACGGAAATCAGAACAGCGGACGGATGCCTGGATTAGAAAAGTATTCTCAAGATCAGCTTTTCTTTTTGGCCTACACTCAAGGATGGTGTGCTCTCAGATCAAAGAGCTATAAGTTACAACCACATATGGAAGAGAGAATACG aatgcttGGCTCCCTACAAAACTCTCCAGAGTTCGCGTCAGCGTGGAAATGCTCATCGGAGAGTTTTATGAATCCGCCCGATAAATGCTCCATTTGGTAG
- the nep-26 gene encoding Neprilysin (Confirmed by transcript evidence), translating to MTRLLEKLQRSLSHEMRSYSSLNPLLPSEDTPIQSFSNGVSLEEGKQASSSLLRDTGQPSSSRSKEAISSSSKGCLLLTVLVIFLFVTLSFAIACFLYYQTLPCTSEECVMTASRLLKRVDQSVEPCDNFYQFACGGWINQSVNLKYDSWNTLYETQRTAHDQIVQAMHKINDGSYPLPTNAGERAAAKMYEQCMDTDTLEQTGLHLWERFVDELGGWMPELKNGALEQEESFEIELDEDEKKRRRFEIEDIILSAFNYSVFPLFWAGVEVNYLNSKEHLITIYEQLPILLAPEKYHYNKELTPEMIYGKMEGPPVTRALQQVGEELSAVLGFDSTDEKVRMMIANMIYLEYQITMAGSTFYKEKKERYTVVMLRELQEIAPAINWHYFLSRLVGENLSHSEPIALKTGTQWIPILSAIVEKLKQSRSGVAVLKNYVKWKTIMFHLAYASPKCRDGLLWMAVSLYSGAASQRKEFCVLRLSGIFPLSLPSILRKIDGIDHTEKNVKAVQNIADRIQEKYEEMVRSSNLFSDRETRENVIDKVNNMTKFIGFPDAMRSDYEMEKEAVRLHDTLFWSMVLGSSSVYKERLQRLRLPVDPRSWVDTRPAISVPAHNYERNLVQIPFDSLRLPYADEHQLDFANYAGIGTIIGHELTHAFDGQGKLHGPTGNLGVWWSTDSIREFKAREQCFVKQYAGLMDSHDMNAAKEGLYENIADQVGLKVAYEAWKSNGNQNSGRMPGLEKYSQDQLFFLAYTQGWCALRSKSYKLQPHMEERIRMLGSLQNSPEFASAWKCSSESFMNPPDKCSIW from the exons ATGACCAGGTTACTGGAAAAGTTACAAAGAAGCTTATCACACGAGATGCGTTCATACAGCTCGTTGAACCCGCTTTTACCATCTGAAGACACCCCTATTCAGTCGTTTTCG AATGGCGTATCTCTCGAAGAGGGAAAACAAGCATCGTCTTCATTGTTGCGTGATACAGGTCAACCCTCGTCAAGCCGGTCAAAAGAGGCGATTAGCAGCTCTTCGAAAGGCTGCCTATTGCTCACAGTACTTGTCATTTTTCTATTCGTAACGCTCAGCTTCGCCATCGCCTGTTTTCTCTACTATCAAACATTAC cttGTACATCAGAAGAGTGCGTAATGACAGCGTCACGTCTTCTGAAACGAGTCGATCAAAGTGTCGAACCGTGTGATAACTTCTATCAGTTTGCGTGTGGTGGATGGATAAATCAATCTGTAAATCTTAAATATGATTCCTGGAATACACTTTATGAAACTCAACGGACTGCACACGATCAGATTGTACAGGCTATGCATAAAA ttaacgATGGTTCTTACCCTCTTCCAACAAATGCTGGAGAGAGAGCGGCTGCAAAAATGTATGAGCAATGTATGGATACTGACACTTTGGAGCAAACAGGCCTTCATTTATGGGAACGATTTGTTGACGAGCTTGGTGGTTGGATGCCAGAGTTAAAGAACGGAGCATTGGAGCAAGAagagagttttgaaattgagttGGATGAAGATGAGAAGAAGAGAAGACggtttgaaattgaagatatCATTCTAAGCGCATTCAATTATTCcgtttttccattgttttggGCAGGAGTTGAAGTTAATTACTTGAACTCTAAAGAACACTTGATTACG atCTATGAGCAACTTCCTATCCTTCTGGCTCCAGAAAAATATCACTATAACAAAGAACTTACCCCTGAAAtgatttatggaaaaatggaGGGTCCCCCAGTGACAAGAGCTCTGCAACAGGTTGGAGAAGAGCTCTCGGCGGTTCTTGGTTTTGATTCGACTGATGAAAAAGTTCGAATGATGATTGCAAATATGATCTACCTCGAGTACCAGATCACTATGGCTGGTTCTACT ttctacaaagagaaaaaagagcgATATACGGTTGTGATGCTTCGAGAACTTCAAGAAATTGCGCCAGCT ATCAACTGGCACTACTTCCTGTCGCGCCTCGTCGGTGAAAACTTGTCACACTCGGAGCCAATCGCTCTCAAAACGGGTACCCAATGGATTCCGATTCTCTCGGCaatcgttgaaaaattgaaacaatccAGAAGTGGAGTGGCGGTATTAAAGAATTACGTGAAATGGAAAACTATCATGTTCCATTTGGCATATGCTTCACCTAAATGTCGGGATGGACTACTGTGGATGGCGGTTTCATTGTACTCAGGAGCTGCTAGTCAAAGAAAAGAGTTTTGTGTATTGAGATTGTCAGGAATCTTTCCGTTGTCATTGCCATCGATCTTGAGGAAAATTGACGGAATCGATCATACAGAGAAG aatgtaaAAGCCGTTCAAAACATTGCCGACCGAATACAGGAAAAATACGAAGAAATGGTCAGATCCAGCAACTTATTTTCGGACAGAGAAACTCGTGAAAATGTCATTGACAAAGTGAATAATATGACAAAGTTTATTGGATTCCCTGATGCAATGCGAAGTGACTATGAAATGGAGAAGGAAGCCGTTAGACTTCATGATACTCTCTTCTGGTCAATGGTTCTAGGAAGTTCATCGGTATATAAAGAACGTCTTCAAAGATTGAGACTTCCCGTTGATCCGAGAAGTTGGGTGGACACACGGCCTGCGATTTCGGTTCCAGCACATAATTATGAACGAAATCTAGTGCAGATTCCATTCGATTCGTTAAGACTACCATATGCAGATGAACATCAATTAGA TTTCGCCAACTACGCAGGAATCGGAACAATCATTGGACACGAGCTTACCCATGCATTTGATGGACAAG gtAAACTTCACGGCCCAACTGGAAACCTTGGCGTTTGGTGGAGTACCGATTCAATTCGAGAGTTCAAAGCTCGCGAGCAATGTTTCGTCAAACAATACGCAGGATTAATGGATTCACATGAC ATGAATGCTGCTAAGGAAGGTCTCTACGAAAACATTGCCGATCAAGTTGGACTTAAAGTGGCTTACGAG GCATGGAAGTCTAACGGAAATCAGAACAGCGGACGGATGCCTGGATTAGAAAAGTATTCTCAAGATCAGCTTTTCTTTTTGGCCTACACTCAAGGATGGTGTGCTCTCAGATCAAAGAGCTATAAGTTACAACCACATATGGAAGAGAGAATACG aatgcttGGCTCCCTACAAAACTCTCCAGAGTTCGCGTCAGCGTGGAAATGCTCATCGGAGAGTTTTATGAATCCGCCCGATAAATGCTCCATTTGGTAG